The Streptomyces sp. NBC_00440 genome contains a region encoding:
- a CDS encoding ROK family glucokinase, with protein sequence MGLTIGVDIGGTKIAAGVVDEEGAILDVHRVPTPPTAEGIVDAICAAVSEAGKGHEIEAVGIGAAGYVDDKRATVLFAPNINWRHEPLKDKVEQRIGLPVVVENDANAAAWGEYKFGAGQGHEDVICITIGTGLGGGIIIGNKLRRGRFGVAAEFGHIRVVPDGLLCGCGSQGCWEQYASGRALVRYATQRANATPDHAQVLLGLGDGTPGGIQGKHISEAARQGDPVAIDSFRELARWAGAGLADLASLFDPSAFIVGGGVSDEGELVLDPIRKSFRRWLIGGAWRPHAQVLAAQLGGEAGLVGAADLARQG encoded by the coding sequence ATGGGACTCACCATCGGCGTCGACATCGGCGGCACGAAGATCGCGGCCGGAGTGGTCGACGAAGAGGGCGCCATTCTCGATGTGCACAGGGTGCCCACCCCGCCGACCGCCGAAGGCATCGTCGACGCTATCTGCGCGGCAGTCTCCGAGGCCGGCAAGGGGCACGAGATCGAGGCGGTCGGCATCGGGGCAGCCGGATACGTGGACGACAAGCGGGCGACCGTCCTCTTCGCGCCGAACATCAACTGGCGGCACGAGCCGCTCAAGGACAAGGTCGAGCAGCGCATCGGCCTGCCCGTGGTCGTGGAGAACGACGCCAACGCGGCTGCCTGGGGCGAGTACAAGTTCGGTGCGGGCCAGGGGCACGAGGACGTCATCTGCATCACGATCGGCACCGGTCTCGGCGGCGGCATCATCATCGGCAACAAGCTGCGCCGTGGACGGTTCGGTGTGGCCGCCGAGTTCGGCCACATCCGGGTCGTCCCGGACGGGCTGCTGTGCGGCTGCGGCAGCCAGGGCTGCTGGGAGCAGTACGCGTCGGGCCGGGCCCTCGTCAGGTACGCGACTCAGCGCGCCAACGCCACCCCGGACCACGCACAGGTGCTGCTCGGCCTCGGCGACGGCACCCCCGGCGGCATCCAGGGCAAGCACATCAGCGAGGCCGCCCGCCAGGGCGACCCGGTGGCCATCGACTCGTTCCGCGAGCTGGCCCGCTGGGCCGGCGCCGGTCTGGCCGATCTGGCCTCGCTCTTCGACCCTTCGGCCTTCATCGTCGGCGGTGGTGTGTCGGACGAGGGCGAACTGGTCCTCGACCCGATCCGCAAGTCGTTCCGGCGCTGGCTGATCGGCGGCGCATGGCGACCGCACGCCCAGGTGCTCGCGGCCCAACTGGGCGGCGAGGCAGGGCTGGTGGGCGCCGCGGACCTGGCCCGCCAGGGCTGA
- a CDS encoding SRPBCC family protein — protein sequence MAEHTSSSITIEAAPADVMGVIADFARYPEWTGEVKEAEVLSTDAEGRAEQVRLVLDAGAIKDDHTLAYTWTGADEVSWTLVKSQMLRALDGTYLLAPAGDATEVTYRLTVDVKIPMLGMIKRKAEKVIIDRALAGLKKRVESGAAAQSEG from the coding sequence ATGGCTGAACACACCAGCTCAAGCATCACGATCGAGGCCGCACCGGCCGACGTCATGGGCGTGATCGCCGACTTCGCCCGCTACCCGGAGTGGACCGGCGAGGTCAAGGAGGCCGAAGTGCTCTCCACCGACGCCGAGGGCCGCGCCGAGCAGGTCAGGCTGGTGCTCGACGCCGGCGCGATCAAGGACGACCACACCCTCGCGTACACCTGGACCGGCGCCGACGAGGTCAGCTGGACGCTGGTCAAGTCGCAGATGCTCCGCGCGCTCGACGGTACGTACCTCCTCGCCCCGGCCGGCGACGCCACCGAGGTCACCTACCGGCTGACCGTCGACGTCAAGATCCCGATGCTCGGGATGATCAAGCGCAAGGCCGAGAAGGTCATCATCGACCGCGCCCTGGCCGGTCTGAAGAAGCGGGTCGAGTCGGGCGCCGCAGCACAGTCCGAGGGCTGA
- a CDS encoding AMP-dependent synthetase/ligase: MREFSLPALYEVPSDGNLTDLIRRNAAQHPDAAVMGRKVAGAWTDVTAARFLTEVHDAAKGLIAAGVQPGDRVALMSRTRYEWVQLDFAIWSAGAITVPVYETSSAEQVQWILGDSGAVAVLVESDAHAATVEAVRHSLPALKHVWQIDRGAVDELRASGAGVADATVDERSSRARADDPATIVYTSGTTGRPKGCVLTHRSFFAECGNIVERLKPLFRSGECSVLLFLPAAHVFGRLVEVSSVMAPIKIGCVPDIKHLTDELASFRPTLILGVPRVFEKVYNSARAKAQADGKGKIFDKAANTAIAYSRALGTPQGPSAGLRIKHKVFDRLVFSKLRAVLGGRGEYAISGGAPLGERLGHFYRGIGFTVLEGYGLTESCAATAFNPWDRQKIGTVGQPLPGSVVRIADDGEVLLHGEHLFSGYWNNETATADALADGWFHTGDIGTLDEDGYLAITGRKKEIIVTAGGKNVAPAVIEDRIRAHALVAECMVVGDGRPFIGALITLDEEFLARWAEENGKPVGSTALSLREDPELLAEIQRAVDDGNAAVSKAESVRKFRVLPAQLTEEAGHITPSLKLKRAVVAKDFADEIEAIYRG, from the coding sequence TTGCGTGAGTTCAGCCTTCCGGCCCTGTACGAGGTCCCATCGGACGGCAATCTGACAGATCTGATCCGCCGCAACGCCGCTCAGCACCCCGATGCCGCGGTGATGGGCCGCAAGGTGGCCGGCGCCTGGACCGATGTCACCGCCGCGCGGTTCCTCACCGAGGTCCATGACGCCGCGAAGGGCCTGATCGCCGCGGGTGTGCAGCCCGGGGACCGGGTCGCGCTGATGTCCCGTACCCGGTACGAGTGGGTGCAGCTGGACTTCGCGATCTGGAGCGCGGGCGCGATCACCGTGCCGGTGTACGAGACCAGTTCGGCCGAGCAGGTGCAGTGGATACTCGGCGACTCCGGAGCGGTCGCGGTGCTCGTGGAGAGCGACGCGCACGCCGCGACCGTGGAGGCCGTACGGCACTCGCTGCCGGCCCTCAAGCACGTCTGGCAGATCGACCGGGGCGCCGTCGACGAGCTCAGGGCGAGTGGCGCCGGGGTCGCGGACGCGACCGTGGACGAGCGCAGCTCCCGGGCACGGGCCGACGATCCGGCCACCATCGTCTACACCTCGGGGACCACCGGCCGCCCGAAGGGCTGCGTGCTGACCCACCGCAGCTTCTTCGCCGAGTGCGGCAACATCGTGGAGCGGCTGAAACCGCTGTTCCGCAGCGGCGAGTGTTCGGTGCTGCTCTTCCTGCCCGCCGCACATGTCTTCGGCCGGCTGGTCGAGGTCTCCTCCGTGATGGCGCCGATCAAGATCGGCTGCGTACCGGACATCAAGCACCTCACGGACGAACTGGCCTCCTTCAGGCCGACGTTGATCCTGGGCGTGCCCCGGGTCTTCGAGAAGGTCTACAACTCGGCGCGCGCCAAGGCGCAGGCCGACGGCAAGGGAAAGATCTTCGACAAGGCCGCGAACACCGCCATCGCATACAGCCGCGCGCTCGGTACCCCGCAGGGCCCGTCCGCGGGCCTGCGGATCAAGCACAAGGTCTTCGACCGGCTGGTCTTCAGCAAGCTGCGGGCGGTACTCGGCGGACGCGGCGAGTACGCGATCTCCGGTGGCGCGCCGCTGGGCGAGCGGCTCGGCCACTTCTATCGGGGCATCGGCTTCACGGTGCTGGAGGGGTACGGCCTCACCGAGTCCTGTGCGGCGACCGCCTTCAACCCGTGGGACCGGCAGAAGATCGGCACGGTCGGCCAGCCGCTGCCCGGTTCGGTCGTACGGATAGCGGACGACGGCGAGGTGCTGCTGCACGGCGAGCACCTGTTCAGCGGCTACTGGAACAACGAGACGGCGACGGCCGATGCGCTGGCGGACGGCTGGTTCCACACCGGTGACATCGGCACGCTCGACGAGGACGGCTATCTCGCGATCACCGGCCGCAAGAAGGAGATCATCGTCACCGCGGGCGGCAAGAACGTCGCCCCCGCGGTGATCGAGGACCGCATCCGTGCTCATGCCCTGGTCGCCGAGTGCATGGTGGTCGGCGACGGGCGGCCGTTCATCGGCGCGCTGATCACGCTGGACGAGGAGTTCCTGGCGCGGTGGGCCGAGGAGAACGGCAAGCCGGTGGGGTCCACCGCGCTGTCGCTGCGCGAGGACCCGGAGCTGCTCGCCGAGATCCAGCGGGCGGTGGACGACGGCAACGCGGCGGTCTCCAAGGCCGAGTCCGTCCGCAAGTTCCGGGTGCTGCCCGCGCAGCTCACCGAGGAGGCGGGACACATCACACCGTCGCTGAAGCTCAAGCGCGCTGTGGTGGCGAAGGACTTCGCGGACGAGATCGAAGCGATCTACCGGGGCTGA
- a CDS encoding glycosyltransferase family 4 protein, producing MHKTLIVTNDFPPRPGGIQAFLHNMALRLDPGQLVVYASTWKRGAEGAAATAAFDAEQPFTVIRDRTTMLLPTPRVTARASGLLREHGCTSVWFGAAAPLGLMAPALRAAGAERIVATTHGHEAGWAQLPGSRQLLRRIGEGTDTLTYLGEYTRSRIAAALSPAAAGRMVQLPPGVDEKTFHPASGGAAVRARLGLTDRPVVVCVSRLVPRKGQDTLILAMPRILRELPDAVLLIVGGGPYAGDLEKLAARTGVADSVRFTGPVPWAELPAHYGAGDVFAMPCRTRRGGLDVEGLGIVYLEASATGLPVVAGDSGGAPDAVLDGETGWVVRGGSADDAADRIVTLLQDPGLRRRMGERGRAWVEEKWRWDLLAEKLRELL from the coding sequence ATGCACAAGACGTTGATCGTGACCAATGACTTCCCGCCGCGCCCCGGCGGTATCCAGGCGTTCCTGCACAACATGGCGCTGCGTCTGGACCCCGGACAGCTCGTCGTCTACGCCTCCACCTGGAAGCGCGGCGCCGAGGGCGCGGCGGCCACCGCCGCGTTCGACGCGGAGCAGCCGTTCACGGTCATACGCGACCGGACCACGATGCTCCTGCCCACCCCACGCGTCACGGCGAGGGCGAGCGGGCTGCTGCGCGAACACGGCTGTACGTCGGTGTGGTTCGGGGCGGCGGCCCCGCTCGGCCTGATGGCTCCGGCGCTGCGGGCGGCCGGCGCCGAACGGATCGTCGCCACCACGCACGGCCACGAGGCGGGCTGGGCGCAGCTGCCCGGGTCGCGGCAGCTGTTGCGGCGCATCGGCGAAGGCACGGACACGCTCACCTACCTCGGCGAGTACACCCGCTCGCGGATCGCCGCCGCGCTGTCCCCGGCGGCCGCCGGCCGGATGGTCCAACTGCCGCCGGGCGTCGACGAGAAGACCTTCCACCCGGCCTCGGGCGGTGCGGCGGTACGCGCCCGGCTCGGGCTCACGGACCGGCCGGTGGTCGTGTGCGTATCGCGGCTCGTCCCGCGCAAGGGGCAGGACACCCTGATCCTGGCGATGCCCCGGATCCTGCGGGAGCTGCCGGACGCGGTGCTGCTGATCGTGGGCGGCGGACCGTACGCCGGGGACCTGGAGAAACTGGCGGCACGGACGGGCGTCGCGGACTCGGTGCGCTTCACCGGGCCGGTGCCCTGGGCGGAGCTGCCCGCGCACTACGGCGCGGGCGACGTCTTCGCCATGCCGTGCCGCACCCGCAGGGGCGGGCTCGATGTGGAGGGGCTCGGCATCGTCTACCTGGAGGCGTCCGCGACCGGGCTGCCGGTGGTGGCGGGCGATTCGGGCGGCGCGCCCGACGCGGTGCTCGACGGTGAGACCGGCTGGGTGGTGCGGGGCGGCTCGGCCGATGACGCGGCGGACCGGATCGTCACGCTGCTCCAGGACCCCGGGCTGCGGCGGCGGATGGGCGAGCGCGGCCGGGCGTGGGTCGAGGAGAAGTGGCGCTGGGACCTGCTCGCCGAGAAGCTCAGGGAACTGCTCTGA
- a CDS encoding glycosyltransferase 87 family protein produces the protein MSEHTTAQAVTTDGAVRRAVRGTALPVVVWATTRALLMLCVFKVLVVPGADVTVDVSGIYHGWYEVLRTGTFPLSDVTWQYPPGAALAVLSPALLPFLGYAPAFFVLTLVADAVVLGLLLYTAGRPGRRPAGVWVWVGGLPLLGPTAYSRYDLMVTAVAVAALLAGARRPRTMGALAAFGALLKVWPALLLAGVRRGRTARRSWSAFTATAAGLLLLAGTAVPGAFAFLTFQRERGTEVESLGGLVFQVARQFGWQGQVLLTYGSVEFVGPYVHAVSAVALGLTAAAFGWLLLWRLRAREYAPATPCDAAFTAVLLFTTTSRVISPQYLVWLVGLGAVCLVFRTSAMAVPVLLVVGATAVTFLEFPLGFDHVVAGDAVGLVLMCVRNGLLVVASLAAARALWRHTVPRHGRTAAADGAAVGPGGTTQSEAASAAGTAGDTDAGHEPLSPAAP, from the coding sequence ATGTCGGAGCACACCACGGCGCAGGCCGTCACAACGGACGGGGCGGTCCGGCGGGCCGTACGCGGCACGGCGCTTCCGGTCGTGGTGTGGGCCACGACCAGGGCGCTGCTGATGCTCTGCGTGTTCAAGGTCCTTGTCGTGCCGGGGGCCGATGTCACCGTCGATGTGTCGGGGATCTACCACGGCTGGTACGAGGTGCTGCGGACCGGCACCTTCCCGCTCTCCGACGTGACCTGGCAGTACCCGCCCGGTGCGGCGCTCGCGGTCCTCTCCCCCGCCCTGCTGCCGTTCCTCGGCTACGCACCGGCCTTCTTCGTGCTGACCCTCGTCGCCGACGCGGTGGTGCTCGGTCTGCTGCTGTACACGGCGGGCCGGCCCGGCAGACGGCCGGCCGGCGTCTGGGTGTGGGTGGGGGGCCTGCCGCTGCTCGGCCCGACCGCGTACTCCAGGTACGACCTGATGGTGACCGCGGTCGCGGTGGCCGCGCTGCTGGCCGGGGCCCGCCGGCCGCGCACCATGGGCGCGCTGGCCGCGTTCGGGGCCCTGCTCAAGGTCTGGCCCGCGCTGCTGCTCGCGGGCGTGCGGCGCGGCCGTACCGCGCGCCGGTCCTGGTCGGCCTTCACGGCGACGGCAGCGGGCCTGCTGCTGCTCGCGGGCACGGCGGTGCCCGGCGCCTTCGCCTTTCTCACCTTCCAGCGCGAGCGGGGCACCGAGGTCGAGTCGCTGGGTGGTCTGGTCTTCCAGGTGGCCCGGCAGTTCGGCTGGCAGGGGCAGGTGCTGCTCACCTACGGCTCGGTGGAGTTCGTCGGACCGTACGTCCACGCGGTGAGCGCCGTCGCGCTGGGGCTGACCGCCGCGGCCTTCGGCTGGCTGCTGCTGTGGCGGCTGCGGGCCAGGGAGTACGCCCCGGCGACGCCGTGCGACGCGGCGTTCACCGCGGTGCTGCTGTTCACCACGACGAGCCGGGTGATCAGCCCCCAGTACCTGGTGTGGCTGGTCGGCCTCGGCGCCGTCTGCCTGGTCTTCCGCACCAGCGCGATGGCGGTCCCGGTCCTGCTGGTGGTGGGCGCCACGGCCGTGACCTTCCTGGAGTTCCCGCTCGGGTTCGACCATGTGGTGGCCGGGGACGCGGTCGGGCTTGTGCTGATGTGCGTACGGAACGGCCTGCTGGTCGTGGCGTCGTTGGCCGCGGCCCGCGCGCTGTGGCGGCACACGGTCCCACGGCACGGGCGGACGGCGGCGGCGGACGGGGCCGCCGTCGGGCCCGGCGGCACCACACAGTCCGAAGCTGCCTCAGCCGCCGGGACCGCCGGAGACACCGACGCGGGCCATGAGCCGCTCAGCCCAGCTGCGCCCTGA
- a CDS encoding endonuclease/exonuclease/phosphatase family protein produces the protein MAITTLPESRTESGSAVIRVLSYNIRSMRDDRAALVRVIRACDPDLVLIQEAPRFFRWRKAAARLAAATDLVTLGGGAPAAGPLLLCSLRATVERSEDVLLPRTPGQHRRGFATAVIRIGGARLGVLNCHLSLQPAERHTQAGLLLDRLGSMDVPHAVVAGDLNDRPDGRSFRRLAAELQDCRAVKPWGGEHTYPAADPDRRIDAVFATPEVEVLGCGVPQDIPEADLRAASDHLPVLAALRVRTGPSGA, from the coding sequence ATGGCGATCACTACGCTGCCCGAATCTCGTACTGAGAGCGGCTCGGCCGTAATCCGGGTGCTCAGTTACAACATCCGCTCGATGCGCGACGACCGCGCGGCGCTGGTCCGGGTGATCCGTGCCTGCGACCCCGATCTGGTCCTCATCCAGGAGGCCCCGCGCTTCTTCCGCTGGCGCAAGGCCGCGGCCCGGCTCGCGGCCGCCACCGACCTGGTGACACTCGGCGGCGGAGCTCCCGCGGCCGGCCCGCTGCTGCTCTGTTCGCTGCGCGCCACTGTGGAGCGCAGCGAGGACGTGCTCCTGCCGCGCACCCCGGGGCAGCACCGGCGCGGTTTCGCGACCGCTGTGATCCGTATCGGGGGTGCCCGGCTCGGTGTGCTCAACTGCCATCTGAGCCTGCAGCCCGCCGAGCGCCACACGCAGGCGGGGCTGCTGCTCGACCGGCTCGGCTCGATGGACGTCCCGCACGCGGTCGTCGCCGGAGACCTCAACGACCGCCCGGACGGCCGGAGTTTCCGGCGGCTGGCGGCGGAGCTCCAGGACTGCCGTGCGGTGAAGCCGTGGGGCGGCGAGCACACCTACCCGGCGGCCGACCCGGACCGGCGGATCGACGCGGTCTTCGCGACGCCGGAGGTCGAGGTACTGGGGTGCGGGGTGCCGCAGGACATCCCGGAGGCGGACCTCCGGGCGGCGTCCGACCATCTCCCGGTACTCGCGGCGCTCCGGGTACGGACCGGCCCGTCCGGCGCCTGA
- a CDS encoding metallophosphoesterase family protein — MRVHVVSDVHGNTSGLARAGDGADALICLGDLVLFLDYADHSRGIFPDLFGVENADRIVELRTARRFDEARDLGRRLWSGVDRDTAIETAVRSQYADMFAAFPTPTYATYGNVDIPPLWREYARPGTTVLDGERVEIGGRVFGFVGGGLRTPMRTPYEVSDEEYAAKIEALGDVDVLCTHIPPEVPELVYDTVARRFERGSRALLAAIQRIRPKYALFGHVHQPLSRRVRVGRTECVNVGHFASTSRPWVMEW, encoded by the coding sequence ATGCGCGTGCATGTGGTCAGTGACGTCCATGGCAACACCAGCGGTCTGGCGAGGGCCGGCGACGGCGCCGACGCTCTCATCTGCCTCGGCGACCTGGTCCTCTTCCTGGACTACGCCGATCACTCCCGCGGGATCTTCCCCGACCTCTTCGGGGTCGAGAACGCCGACCGCATCGTGGAGCTGCGCACCGCGCGCCGCTTCGACGAGGCGCGCGACCTCGGCCGCAGGCTCTGGAGCGGGGTGGACCGCGACACCGCGATCGAGACGGCGGTGCGCAGCCAGTACGCCGACATGTTCGCGGCCTTCCCCACTCCGACGTACGCGACCTACGGCAACGTCGACATCCCACCGCTCTGGCGCGAGTACGCCCGCCCCGGTACGACCGTCCTGGACGGCGAGCGCGTCGAGATCGGCGGCCGTGTCTTCGGCTTCGTCGGCGGCGGCCTCAGGACCCCGATGCGCACGCCCTACGAGGTGAGCGACGAGGAGTACGCGGCCAAGATCGAGGCGCTCGGCGACGTCGACGTGCTCTGTACGCACATCCCGCCCGAGGTCCCGGAGCTGGTGTACGACACGGTGGCCCGACGCTTCGAGCGGGGCAGCCGCGCCCTGCTCGCCGCGATCCAGCGCATCCGCCCGAAGTATGCGCTCTTCGGGCATGTGCACCAGCCCCTGTCCCGCCGGGTCCGTGTCGGCCGGACCGAGTGCGTGAACGTCGGCCACTTCGCTTCGACCTCGCGGCCCTGGGTCATGGAGTGGTAG
- a CDS encoding DUF5304 domain-containing protein — protein MSEATEQPDTDSDAWAKACAEDLAAEKARRRAQYGSPEGSAADELKKLFEAVADKVSDFQSSLPGMAAQGAVQQFLSQAKSVVEPVVERNPDVFDHLAAAGGELLAAYRSAVEKQEQRWTAGRETAEGRDAGKDDGGDEGPGPAERIDLD, from the coding sequence ATGAGCGAAGCCACCGAGCAGCCCGACACCGACTCGGACGCCTGGGCGAAGGCCTGCGCCGAGGACCTCGCAGCGGAGAAGGCCCGCCGCCGCGCCCAGTACGGAAGCCCCGAGGGATCGGCGGCCGACGAGCTCAAGAAGCTCTTCGAAGCGGTCGCCGACAAGGTGTCCGACTTCCAGTCGTCGCTCCCCGGCATGGCCGCCCAGGGCGCCGTGCAGCAGTTCCTCAGCCAGGCGAAGTCCGTCGTCGAGCCCGTGGTCGAGCGTAACCCCGATGTCTTCGACCACCTGGCGGCCGCCGGCGGTGAACTCCTCGCCGCCTACCGTTCGGCGGTGGAGAAGCAGGAGCAGCGGTGGACCGCGGGCCGGGAAACGGCCGAGGGCCGGGACGCGGGCAAGGACGACGGCGGCGACGAAGGCCCCGGCCCGGCCGAGCGCATCGATCTGGACTGA
- a CDS encoding C40 family peptidase — MVSHRRATQSGLGRSTRITVLSAALATAAAGLGAAPAGAEPHESAAVTKSEVDGLYAQAERATQQYDKADEQAQRLRHQVSEAQDGVARGQERLNVMRGALGALAGAQYRAGAIDPSLALLLSSDPASYLDKAAALAQLGDVRAGELHRIEQAQRELTQRRADATRKLAELRSSRTEVARHKRTVEGKLARARRLLDALPSGQRAQYDQVSRSDRGALPDLGALPVSGRAAAAVAAARSALGKPYVWGANGPSGFDCSGLMQWAYAHAGVSLPRTSQEQRYAGRQIPLSEAQPGDLVVYRSDASHVAMYMGNGQVLHAPYPGARVRYDPVGMMPVSSVTRV, encoded by the coding sequence GTGGTGTCCCATCGCCGTGCCACCCAGTCCGGCCTCGGCCGGAGCACCCGGATCACCGTGCTGTCCGCCGCGCTGGCGACGGCCGCGGCAGGACTCGGGGCCGCACCGGCGGGCGCCGAGCCGCACGAGTCGGCTGCGGTCACCAAGAGCGAGGTCGACGGCCTGTACGCGCAGGCCGAGCGGGCCACCCAGCAGTACGACAAGGCCGACGAGCAGGCCCAGCGGCTGCGCCACCAGGTCAGCGAGGCGCAGGACGGCGTCGCACGCGGCCAGGAGCGGCTCAACGTGATGCGCGGGGCGCTCGGTGCGCTGGCAGGGGCCCAGTACCGCGCGGGTGCCATCGACCCGTCGCTCGCCCTGCTGCTCTCGTCGGACCCCGCCTCGTATCTCGACAAGGCCGCTGCCCTGGCGCAGCTCGGCGATGTCCGGGCCGGTGAACTGCACCGCATCGAACAGGCCCAGCGCGAGCTGACACAGCGGCGCGCCGACGCGACCCGCAAACTCGCCGAACTCCGCAGCAGCCGCACCGAGGTCGCCCGCCACAAGCGCACCGTCGAGGGCAAACTCGCCCGCGCGCGCCGGCTGCTCGACGCGCTGCCCAGCGGGCAGCGCGCCCAGTACGACCAGGTCTCGCGCTCGGACCGGGGCGCACTGCCCGACCTCGGCGCGCTGCCGGTGTCGGGCCGGGCCGCCGCCGCCGTGGCCGCGGCCCGCAGCGCGCTCGGCAAGCCCTACGTGTGGGGAGCCAACGGCCCCTCGGGCTTCGACTGTTCGGGGCTGATGCAGTGGGCGTACGCGCACGCGGGCGTATCCCTGCCGCGCACCTCGCAGGAGCAGCGGTACGCGGGCCGGCAGATCCCGCTCTCCGAGGCGCAGCCCGGGGACCTCGTGGTGTACCGCAGCGACGCCAGCCACGTCGCTATGTACATGGGCAACGGCCAGGTCCTGCACGCGCCGTATCCCGGGGCCAGGGTCCGCTACGACCCGGTCGGCATGATGCCCGTCTCCTCGGTGACCCGGGTCTGA
- a CDS encoding ArsA family ATPase has protein sequence MRTVLVTGLGGAGRTTVAAATALAAAREGERVLLLSTDPDPGESLSAARDAGVRAERIDSGAHFRTELLALQERGAAALDLLGAARLDEEELTELPGAGQLALLHALRTVDSAEWDLTVVDMPPVQETLAVLALPEQLRRYLRRLLPPERQAARALRPMLAQLAGVPMPAQWVYGTTARWEDELAAVQARIDDPDTTVRLVAEPGPAATRALRTARTGIALYRRTLDLVVANRLLPTGSRDPWLAALAAQQQEHLKELSACFGDVDVAELPHLGRAPRTADELVPLERPAARRAAAPEWSVEDRLADDGVVVWQLPLPGAVKEELGLVRRGDELLLTAGPFRRTVTLPSALRRCTVEGAGLTDGVLGIRFAPDPGLWPQSR, from the coding sequence ATGCGTACGGTCCTCGTCACCGGCCTCGGCGGCGCGGGCCGCACCACCGTCGCGGCGGCCACCGCGCTGGCGGCCGCGCGCGAAGGCGAACGGGTCCTGCTGCTCTCCACCGACCCGGACCCGGGGGAGAGTCTGTCCGCCGCCCGCGACGCGGGGGTGCGGGCCGAACGGATCGACTCCGGCGCACACTTCCGTACCGAACTGCTGGCCCTCCAGGAACGCGGCGCCGCGGCCCTCGATCTGCTCGGCGCTGCCAGGCTGGACGAGGAGGAGCTGACCGAGCTGCCGGGCGCCGGGCAGCTCGCGCTGCTGCACGCGCTGCGCACCGTCGACAGCGCCGAGTGGGACCTGACCGTCGTCGACATGCCTCCCGTCCAGGAGACCCTGGCCGTCCTCGCCCTCCCCGAGCAGCTCCGCCGCTACCTGCGCCGGCTGCTGCCGCCCGAGCGGCAGGCGGCCCGCGCGCTGCGCCCGATGCTGGCCCAGCTCGCGGGCGTCCCGATGCCCGCGCAGTGGGTGTACGGGACGACCGCCCGGTGGGAGGACGAACTGGCCGCGGTCCAGGCCAGGATCGACGACCCGGACACCACCGTGCGGCTGGTGGCCGAGCCGGGACCCGCCGCCACCCGGGCGCTGCGCACCGCCCGTACCGGGATCGCCCTGTACCGCCGCACCCTCGACCTGGTCGTCGCGAACCGGCTGCTGCCCACCGGCTCCCGCGACCCCTGGCTCGCCGCGCTCGCGGCCCAGCAGCAGGAGCACCTCAAGGAGCTGTCGGCCTGCTTCGGCGACGTGGACGTGGCGGAACTTCCCCATCTGGGACGCGCCCCGCGCACCGCGGACGAGCTGGTCCCGCTGGAACGCCCGGCCGCTCGCCGTGCGGCGGCCCCGGAGTGGAGCGTCGAGGACCGGCTCGCTGACGACGGCGTGGTGGTCTGGCAGCTTCCGCTGCCCGGCGCGGTCAAGGAGGAGCTGGGCCTGGTGCGGCGCGGCGACGAACTGCTGCTCACCGCAGGGCCGTTCCGCAGGACCGTCACCCTGCCGTCCGCGCTCCGCCGCTGCACGGTCGAGGGCGCGGGGCTCACGGACGGGGTGCTGGGCATCCGGTTCGCGCCCGATCCGGGGCTGTGGCCGCAGAGCCGCTGA